The sequence CCCGAACCCAATGTCCCTGGAACAACCCAAAGGACCTAGTTTTACGGTTGAGAACGGGCATATAGTGAAATGGGCCAATTGGGTATTTCACATAAAACACGATATAAGGGCTGGGATGATTATATCCCAGGCCATGATTCGGGCTGAAAATGGGGAGTACAGGAGTGTGATGTACAAGGGATTTGCGTCAGAGCTATTTGTACCGTATATGGACCCGGATGAGTCGTGGTACTTTAAGTCGTATATGGATGCGGGTGAGTTTGGGCTTGGTGCAACCGCAATGTCACTTTTGAAATTAAATGATTGCCCAAGGTACGCTCATTATATGGATGGGGTGTTTGCAGGGGTTGATGGTAAACCGTTTATTCTGCCCAATATGATATGCATATTCGAACGTTATGCAGGAGATATTGGTTGGAGACATTCTGAAATCCCGATCTTGGGTTTCGATGTAGGTAACAAATACATTTCTAACTGTTGAAATGATATATCTATTTTCATATGTTAATCACGTGACTCTTTAGGGATAAAAAACGATTGTTTGTGTCAGAAACCAACGACGTAACAAGTGAATATTATGGGACCTAACATATCAAAAGTTATTTTTCTGATCTGAAATTTCGAACAAACTAAAGGGATCGTCCGTGTAATTTGAGGCAAATATAGATGATTGATGTTTATTTTGTCAATATACATTGATGGAAGGAATTCTAACTTTTGTGatgattttaatttaatatttaatatacccGATTTTTTATTTTTGACAAAAGAACTTCGTAATATTACGTGATACGTGTATTTCAATTTAAGATACGTGTTATAGTGAACCATATGCTATTGGTTTGAAGTTAGTAATATTGTATTCCATAATTTCCATTATTGACGAATTTAAGTAAAAAACAGATTAAAGAATCAAGGCCAAAGGTGACACTAGTAGCTCGAATGGCAGCATCCGTTGGAAACTATGATTATATTTTTGATTGGGAATTTCAAACCGACGGTTTGATCCGTGTAAAGGTATTTGTAGTTTAGTTACTTTTTATTTACAGTTTATTTGATttgattcataataataatttgtcatAAATTTAGATGTAACAAAGCTATTTTGACGTTAATTTGATTTGTTTCCTAGTTTAAATATGTTTTCTCTCTGTTGGTAATGCCGTTTATTTAGTTTCACTAGTGCTCGTTTTGAATACTTTTATATCAATTCGTTAATTTTCAAATTCGTTTACACTTATCAGTTTTTTTTTTCCGgataaaaaactattttgaaaagttgatttttaaatttagaaaATTTAAAGGGCTAAATGAATTTTAGAACTATAGTTATAGATAAATTCTAGTTAATCATAATTCACAACCATTATATTTTACAAAAGATTTTATATTCAAATTTTTCTAGTACCGTATCATGAGGTGGTGATCATTAAAAAAGGTCGAAAACGCTAATGGAAAAACTAATTAGATTATGTACATGTGAGTAAAATCACCCTCCTTTGCTAGACCGAAAGAAAAAACATTCTCTGTTTATCGTAAAGTACTATAAAAGTCTCTGTAACTGATTTTTGTCTTGTACCTACAGGTGGGACTGTCCGGAATGCTAATGGTGAAAGGGACTCCCTACGAAAACATACACGATATCTCCAACACCGGCGATATGACCGGGACACTAGTATCAGAGAACGTGATCGGTGTAGTTCACGACCATTTTATCTCTTTTCACCTCGATATGGACATCGATGGTGCAAACAATTCGTTTGCAGAGGTCAATTTGGTAAAAGAAGAGACTTTGGGACAATCTCCGCGCAAAAGCTTTTTAAAAGCTAAAAGGAAAGTGGCAAAGACCGAAGACGACGCAAGAATCAAACTGAAATTGTATGATCCATCAGAATTTCACGTTTTTAATCCTTCTCGAAGGTCAAGACTTGGTAATCCAACAGGGTATAAAATCGTGCCCAGTGGGACCGCGGCTAGCCTTCTTGATCATGATGATCCTCCGCAAATTCGAGCTGCTTTCACCAATAATCAGGTGTCAAATTAAAACTTATGATCATGTTGATTATAGTTAATTTGATCGATTATATATGTAACGTATATAATTTGTGACAGATTTGGGTGACTCCACAAAATAAAAGTGAAGTATGGGCTGGTGGTCTTTTGGTATCTCAAAGCAAAGGAGTAGATACACTCGGTGTATGGTCTTCAAGGTAATCAAAATGGGCCGGGCTGCTTAATTGCTAAAATGGGCTTGTACTTTACCGATCTTTTTGTTATGGTGTCTTAAAATTGCGTTTTCATGTTGTATTCTTTTTTACTGAATTATAGGAACCGTGATATTGAGAACAAGGACATTGTGTTATGGTACACATTGGGGTTTCATCACATACCATGCCAAGAGGATTTTCCGGTTATGCCAACAGTTTCGTCGAGTTTTGAGCTGAAACCGGTCAATTTCTTTGATCGAAATCCCATCCTAGGAGCCAAACCTACGTTTAGAAAGGATCTACCAATCTGTTCTGCTGCTAGCTCTTATTGACCCGCTTTATCAAATGCACTGCCATAACTTAACAAAAAGAAGGTTATACCAAAAAGAGAGAGTGATGAAACTTTTTCTTAATTTTTGTTTAGTGATATTCATATATGTAGAAGAACTTATCTTTATTCTTATTAATCGTAACTAATTCATAAAATTAATTAGTTAAATGTAAAATAACATAAAACTTAGATGAAATAACGACAAGGAGATGATAACCATTTCGCCACTTCAATGAAATATTTCTCAAACACGATTCGTCAGTTTTGTTGTAGTAATTGTGATACCATATAAATTTGAGATAACCTTGTAAAAAAATCAATGGTAGTCAAAGGGATCATGGGTCACAACAAAACATTCATGTACTTGGTTCTAGGGGTGTGCGTGGTACGGTTCCGGACCAAACTTGTTCGGTTCGGTTCAGTCCCGAATCCCAATTTGAAGCAAAAACATGGACCGAGGACCGGACCAAATATTATCGGTTCGGTACGGTACGGGTATTTTTAGTGTTTTTTTCAGTTTTGGTCTGGTTCGGTCCGGACTGAAGACCGAAATTCCGTAAAattattgtaatgacccggaaaatttcgacttatttttaacttaaatctataaatgatttcataatttaggcacgataagcaaagtctgttatcttgagtctcaaaatttttgaactatttatatgaattcaattaaccttcgaatgttcccgacgattcacgaactacttttgtaaatagatatttaatatatatatatatatatatatatatatatatatatatatatatatatatatatatatatatatatatatatatatatatatatatatatatatatatatatatatatatatatatatatatatatattataacttgagatacattaataaaatactatacgatttaattgttaatatcaatattaataataatatcagtattattaatag comes from Rutidosis leptorrhynchoides isolate AG116_Rl617_1_P2 chromosome 4, CSIRO_AGI_Rlap_v1, whole genome shotgun sequence and encodes:
- the LOC139839676 gene encoding amine oxidase [copper-containing] gamma 2-like produces the protein MEVSSHIQLFIIVIISTSIFILFSCTKYPPQNLDCTTNTPPRCTTNTHRKTTLKYNSIYNTDVHNSNHHLMATPLHPLDPLTVSEINKIRSILLAYEPFRSSISISTLSLDEPEKDQVLAWKPGDPLPPRRAFITSFLHGQTHLLTVDVGLGRVIGHNVSVGSGYPMLTINDFETALQVVYSDLEFNKSILARGVHFNDLTCVPPSSGWFGLDEEGKRIIKVQCFSSQDTPNFYMRPIEGLVVTVDVDKKKIIKITDNGRGIPIPKAINTDYRYTTNSPFPDMTAQVNPNPMSLEQPKGPSFTVENGHIVKWANWVFHIKHDIRAGMIISQAMIRAENGEYRSVMYKGFASELFVPYMDPDESWYFKSYMDAGEFGLGATAMSLLKLNDCPRYAHYMDGVFAGVDGKPFILPNMICIFERYAGDIGWRHSEIPILGFDIKESRPKVTLVARMAASVGNYDYIFDWEFQTDGLIRVKVGLSGMLMVKGTPYENIHDISNTGDMTGTLVSENVIGVVHDHFISFHLDMDIDGANNSFAEVNLVKEETLGQSPRKSFLKAKRKVAKTEDDARIKLKLYDPSEFHVFNPSRRSRLGNPTGYKIVPSGTAASLLDHDDPPQIRAAFTNNQIWVTPQNKSEVWAGGLLVSQSKGVDTLGVWSSRNRDIENKDIVLWYTLGFHHIPCQEDFPVMPTVSSSFELKPVNFFDRNPILGAKPTFRKDLPICSAASSY